One stretch of Asterias rubens chromosome 8, eAstRub1.3, whole genome shotgun sequence DNA includes these proteins:
- the LOC117294020 gene encoding piggyBac transposable element-derived protein 4-like → MPMVLAYTDFSGNDIPIAGPSAAPPVQRRGIGRGLGRPQPTLAGRNGRGGGRPRGQKPPNFREGWSETNNFRPPPMPFTGSKGPNADYSGFSPVEIFYLYFTAAVWDLLATETNRYANQFMEAKPGTYHWANNPTNINEMKAFVAILLAMGIKRMPQYHMYWATSEMLINRFFPSIMPRNRFQAILRFLHLADNLAPRRPQAPRNKLVKLQLFLDITLPTFYSAYNPGQQLSPDESMLSFKGRLSFVQYMPKKPVKWGMKAFSLNESKTGYTCVWQLYTPVTGTTPSLPVFFNLTHLKTIQRTYT, encoded by the coding sequence ATGCCAATGGTGTTGGCTTACACAGACTTTTCAGGTAACGATATACCGATAGCTGGACCGAGCGCGGCACCACCCGTTCAACGCCGTGGGATTGGGCGTGGGCTCGGCAGGCCTCAACCCACGCTAGCTGGTCGAAATGGCAGAGGTGGTGGTCGCCCAAGAGGCCAAAAGCCACCAAATTTCCGTGAGGGGTGGTCTGAAACAAACAACTTCAGGCCCCCACCAATGCCATTTACTGGATCCAAAGGACCAAATGCAGACTACAGTGGCTTTTCTCCAGTGGAGATTTTCTACTTATATTTCACTGCTGCTGTTTGGGATCTCCTTGCAACTGAAACGAACAGGTATGCAAACCAGTTCATGGAGGCTAAACCAGGTACATATCATTGGGCGAACAATCCCACAAACATAAATGAGATGAAGGCATTTGTTGCAATCCTTCTTGCCATGGGAATAAAGAGAATGCCACAATACCATATGTACTGGGCCACATCCGAGATGTTGATAAACCGATTTTTCCCGTCAATTATGCCCCGTAATCGGTTTCAGGCCATCTTGCGGTTCTTACATCTTGCTGATAATCTTGCCCCTCGTCGACCCCAGGCTCCTCGTAACAAACTTGTCAAACTTCAGCTGTTCCTCGATATCACTCTACCAACATTTTATTCAGCCTACAATCCTGGACAACAGCTTTCGCCGGATGAAAGTATGCTCAGTTTCAAGGGACGACTGAGTTTTGTACAGTACATGCCAAAGAAACCGGTAAAATGGGGCATGAAAGCGTTTTCACTGAATGAATCGAAAACGGGATACACATGTGTATGGCAACTTTATACACCGGTCACCGGGACTACCCCGTCGCTCCCAGTCTTCTTCAACCTGACCCATCTCAAGACCATCCAACGGACCTATACGTGA